One Spiribacter halobius DNA segment encodes these proteins:
- the recQ gene encoding DNA helicase RecQ: MAVTPDTDLSTAASPPTAESTLQSVFGYSSFRGRQREIIDTVCAGRDALVLMPTGGGKSLCYQIPALLRPGVAVVVSPLIALMQDQVEALRHNGVRAAALNSGLDPAERRATERALDAGELDLLYVAPERLLSDSFLERLARLPIALFAIDEAHCVSQWGHDFRPEYLQLGVLGERFPGVPRMALTATADERTREEIRRQLLPADAAVFIASFDRPNLTYRVGLKDRARDQLLRFIRERHAGASGIVYCMSRKATEQIADFLAGHDIPAVPYHAGLDAATRRRHQERFLREEGLVVVATVAFGMGIDKPDVRFVAHLDLPKTLEAYYQETGRAGRDGLPAEAWLIYGLQDIYRLRQMIAASEAPEAHKRQERQRLEALLGYCEATGCRRPVLLGHFGESHPGGCGRCDNCEQPPETWDATEAARMALSCVYRTGQRFGAAHVVDVLLGRTSERIQRLGHDRLSTFGIGTGHDKGTWQSVLRQLLAGGYLEADPEGHGGLRLARGCRPLLRGEATLQLRRDLPAARKVRSERAAKVRPEDIAVDSAAWAALRSKRRAIAEEEGVPPYVIFHDATLLAMLHERPRTLQEFAALPGVGEHKLERYGEAFLEALSELERS, translated from the coding sequence ATGGCTGTCACTCCCGACACGGATCTGTCGACCGCCGCCAGCCCGCCTACCGCTGAAAGCACCCTCCAGTCCGTCTTCGGCTACAGCAGTTTCCGCGGCCGGCAGCGAGAGATCATCGACACGGTCTGCGCCGGGCGCGACGCCCTGGTCCTCATGCCCACCGGCGGTGGCAAGTCCCTCTGCTACCAGATTCCCGCGCTGCTGCGCCCCGGCGTGGCGGTGGTGGTCTCGCCCCTGATCGCGCTCATGCAGGATCAGGTGGAGGCCCTGCGCCACAATGGCGTGCGCGCCGCGGCCCTGAACTCCGGACTCGATCCGGCGGAGCGCCGGGCCACGGAGCGTGCCCTGGACGCCGGCGAGCTGGACCTGCTTTACGTCGCCCCGGAGCGGCTGCTGTCGGACAGCTTCCTCGAGCGGCTGGCACGGCTGCCCATCGCGCTCTTCGCCATCGACGAGGCCCATTGCGTCTCCCAGTGGGGGCACGACTTCCGCCCGGAGTATCTGCAGCTCGGCGTGCTCGGGGAACGCTTCCCCGGCGTGCCCCGCATGGCGCTCACCGCCACCGCCGACGAGCGCACCCGCGAGGAGATCCGCCGGCAGCTGCTGCCCGCGGACGCGGCGGTATTCATCGCGAGCTTCGACCGCCCGAACCTCACCTATCGCGTGGGGCTGAAGGACCGCGCCCGGGATCAGCTGCTGCGCTTCATCCGCGAACGCCACGCCGGCGCCTCCGGCATCGTCTACTGCATGTCGCGCAAGGCCACCGAGCAGATCGCGGATTTCCTTGCCGGCCACGACATCCCCGCCGTGCCCTATCACGCCGGCCTCGACGCCGCCACCCGGCGGCGCCATCAGGAGCGCTTCCTGCGCGAGGAGGGGCTGGTGGTGGTGGCGACGGTGGCCTTCGGCATGGGCATCGACAAGCCGGACGTCCGCTTCGTCGCCCACCTGGATCTGCCGAAGACCCTCGAGGCCTATTACCAGGAAACGGGCCGCGCCGGGCGCGACGGCCTGCCGGCCGAGGCCTGGCTCATCTACGGCCTGCAGGACATCTACCGCCTGCGCCAGATGATCGCCGCCTCCGAGGCCCCGGAGGCGCACAAGCGTCAGGAGCGCCAGCGCCTGGAGGCCCTGCTCGGCTACTGCGAGGCCACCGGCTGCCGGCGCCCGGTGCTGCTCGGCCACTTCGGCGAGTCCCATCCGGGCGGCTGCGGGCGCTGCGACAACTGCGAGCAGCCCCCCGAGACCTGGGACGCCACCGAGGCCGCCCGCATGGCGCTCTCCTGCGTCTACCGCACCGGCCAGCGTTTCGGCGCCGCGCACGTGGTAGACGTGCTCCTCGGTCGCACCAGCGAGCGCATCCAGCGCCTTGGCCACGACCGGCTGAGTACTTTCGGCATCGGCACCGGGCACGACAAGGGCACCTGGCAGTCGGTGCTGCGCCAGCTACTGGCCGGGGGCTATCTGGAGGCGGACCCGGAGGGCCACGGCGGCCTGCGCCTCGCCCGGGGCTGCCGGCCGCTCCTCCGGGGCGAGGCCACCCTGCAGCTGCGCCGGGACCTCCCCGCGGCCCGCAAGGTGCGCAGCGAGCGGGCCGCGAAGGTACGCCCCGAGGACATCGCCGTGGACTCGGCGGCCTGGGCCGCCCTGCGCAGCAAGCGCCGCGCCATCGCCGAAGAGGAAGGCGTGCCGCCCTACGTCATCTTCCACGATGCCACCCTGCTCGCCATGCTCCACGAGCGCCCGCGCACCCTGCAGGAGTTCGCCGCCCTGCCGGGCGTCGGCGAGCACAAGCTCGAACGCTACGGCGAGGCCTTCCTGGAGGCTCTGAGCGAGCTGGAGCGAAGCTGA
- a CDS encoding OmpA family protein produces MRLAATLSALALLGASGIAAAQSEVNAPWTNPQGQPWTNEAGECWREPGTDSGPIEACGDAMPEPEPEPEPAADSDAMEDEPETVTRVQELELDSRALFEFGSARLTRDGRNAIREGLAEAGGDWRLQRVRVIGHTDRIGSAEDNQRLSRQRAESVASYLESRPETDGVEIEAVGRGENDPVVTCEDDLGREALIECLAPNRRVVMELELEREVQRQVSE; encoded by the coding sequence ATGCGACTCGCAGCAACACTCAGCGCTCTCGCCCTGCTCGGGGCCAGCGGCATCGCCGCCGCCCAGAGCGAGGTGAATGCCCCCTGGACCAATCCCCAGGGCCAGCCCTGGACCAACGAGGCCGGCGAATGCTGGCGTGAGCCAGGCACGGATTCCGGCCCGATCGAGGCTTGCGGCGACGCCATGCCGGAGCCGGAGCCAGAGCCGGAGCCGGCCGCCGACAGCGATGCCATGGAGGACGAGCCGGAGACCGTTACCCGCGTGCAGGAGCTTGAGCTCGACTCCAGAGCCCTGTTCGAGTTTGGCTCGGCGCGCCTGACCCGCGATGGCCGCAACGCCATTCGGGAAGGCCTGGCCGAGGCCGGCGGGGACTGGCGGCTGCAGCGGGTGCGCGTCATCGGGCACACCGACCGCATCGGCAGCGCGGAGGACAACCAGCGACTGTCCCGGCAGCGGGCCGAGTCCGTGGCGTCCTACCTGGAGAGCCGCCCGGAAACCGACGGCGTGGAGATCGAGGCCGTCGGTCGTGGCGAGAACGACCCCGTCGTCACCTGCGAGGACGACCTGGGCCGTGAGGCACTGATCGAGTGCCTGGCGCCCAACCGCCGCGTGGTGATGGAGCTCGAGCTGGAACGCGAGGTCCAGCGCCAGGTCAGCGAGTAA
- a CDS encoding nucleoside deaminase has translation MEAGMQAAIEEARQGLAEGGVPIGSALVYGERIIGRGHNRRRQRGSVVLHGEMDALENAGRQPASVYRHSVLYTTLSPCPMCSGAILLYGIPRVVIGENRTFLGEEALLRERGVAVEVLDLDECVELMRRFIADSPEVWNEDIGE, from the coding sequence GTGGAAGCGGGCATGCAGGCAGCAATCGAAGAGGCGCGTCAGGGCCTCGCCGAGGGCGGTGTACCGATCGGCTCGGCCCTGGTATACGGCGAGCGGATTATCGGCCGAGGCCACAACCGCCGCCGGCAACGGGGCAGCGTGGTCCTGCACGGCGAGATGGACGCGCTGGAGAACGCCGGCCGCCAGCCCGCTTCCGTCTATCGGCACAGTGTGCTCTACACAACGCTCTCGCCATGCCCCATGTGCAGCGGGGCGATCCTGCTCTACGGCATCCCCCGGGTCGTGATCGGCGAGAACCGCACTTTCCTCGGCGAGGAGGCCCTGCTGCGCGAGCGCGGCGTGGCGGTGGAGGTGCTGGACCTCGACGAGTGCGTCGAGCTGATGCGTCGCTTCATCGCGGACTCCCCAGAGGTCTGGAACGAGGATATCGGCGAGTAG
- a CDS encoding YHS domain-containing (seleno)protein: MKRIPRPRILMALAVLLAVGGGLLLYNPLGQSGGQAIAAGESGPVFVADGYAIRGYDPVAYFTEGEPVAGSPQFEAEWNGATWRFASAEHRERFLADPEAYAPAYGGFCAWAVAEKGELYSIDPHAWKIVDGRLYLNYSESIQRRWEQDIPGFIELGDRRWPEIVEGS; encoded by the coding sequence ATGAAGCGCATTCCACGACCCCGCATCCTCATGGCCCTGGCGGTCCTTCTCGCCGTGGGCGGCGGCCTGCTGCTGTACAACCCGCTCGGGCAGTCCGGGGGCCAGGCCATCGCCGCGGGCGAGTCCGGCCCGGTGTTCGTCGCGGACGGCTACGCCATCCGTGGCTATGATCCGGTGGCCTACTTCACCGAGGGCGAACCCGTGGCGGGCAGCCCGCAGTTCGAGGCCGAGTGGAACGGCGCCACCTGGCGCTTCGCCTCGGCGGAGCACCGCGAGCGGTTCCTGGCCGACCCGGAGGCCTACGCGCCGGCCTACGGCGGGTTCTGCGCCTGGGCGGTGGCGGAAAAGGGCGAGCTTTACTCCATCGATCCCCATGCGTGGAAGATCGTGGATGGCCGGCTCTACCTGAATTACAGTGAGTCCATTCAGCGCCGCTGGGAGCAGGACATCCCGGGGTTCATCGAGCTCGGTGACCGGCGCTGGCCCGAGATCGTGGAGGGATCCTGA
- a CDS encoding class I SAM-dependent methyltransferase: MRGGCIASRRQATDAAILSAVQALAPRSVLDIGCGEGWLARALAAKGIDVTGIDGSAELVAAARAAGGGTFHRVDYEHLGAPGGLPLAEPGSFDVAVCNFSLLGKASTASVIEAVPRWLAPKGYLVIQTLHPLACADGAYRDGWREGSWAGLGEGFGEPAPWYFRTFEGWSGLFGSADFVIEDLLEPRLPGTDTPASVLFVLSRKV; the protein is encoded by the coding sequence GTGCGCGGCGGCTGCATCGCCAGCCGCCGGCAGGCGACGGATGCCGCCATCCTGTCGGCCGTCCAGGCGCTTGCGCCCCGATCGGTGCTGGACATCGGCTGCGGTGAGGGCTGGCTCGCCCGGGCCCTCGCGGCGAAGGGCATCGATGTCACCGGGATCGACGGCAGTGCGGAGCTGGTAGCGGCGGCGCGCGCCGCCGGCGGCGGGACGTTTCACCGTGTTGACTACGAGCACCTGGGCGCGCCCGGGGGCTTGCCCCTGGCGGAGCCGGGATCCTTCGATGTGGCGGTCTGCAACTTCTCGCTGCTCGGCAAGGCATCGACGGCCTCGGTGATCGAGGCGGTGCCCCGGTGGCTCGCGCCAAAGGGTTATCTGGTGATCCAGACGCTGCATCCGCTGGCCTGCGCGGACGGCGCCTATCGAGACGGCTGGCGCGAGGGTTCCTGGGCGGGGCTCGGCGAGGGGTTCGGTGAGCCGGCCCCCTGGTACTTCCGGACCTTCGAGGGCTGGAGCGGGCTGTTCGGGAGCGCGGACTTCGTCATCGAGGACCTTCTCGAGCCGCGGCTGCCCGGTACCGATACGCCGGCTTCGGTGCTTTTCGTGCTCTCGCGCAAGGTGTGA
- a CDS encoding GFA family protein, whose product MSQDNGAPIHSGGCLCGGVRYELDAPIEGISLCHCRQCRKASGSAFVAVAVVNTAALRITAGEGLLTAYRATPGKQRVFCSRCGSPFFSARDGQPEVRRLRIGTLDTPLGEVAKVHAFTADCADWDEILDEHPRFPGFAR is encoded by the coding sequence ATGAGCCAGGACAACGGGGCGCCGATTCACAGCGGAGGCTGCCTTTGCGGTGGCGTCCGCTATGAGCTCGACGCGCCCATCGAGGGGATCTCGCTCTGCCACTGCCGCCAGTGCCGCAAGGCCTCCGGCTCGGCGTTCGTTGCGGTGGCGGTGGTGAATACGGCGGCGCTTCGCATCACCGCCGGCGAGGGGCTGCTGACGGCATACCGCGCCACGCCCGGGAAGCAGCGTGTCTTCTGCAGCCGCTGCGGGAGCCCCTTCTTCAGTGCCCGTGACGGGCAGCCCGAGGTGCGCCGGCTGCGGATCGGCACCCTGGATACGCCACTCGGCGAGGTCGCCAAGGTGCACGCGTTCACTGCCGACTGTGCGGACTGGGACGAAATCCTCGACGAGCATCCGCGGTTTCCCGGTTTTGCCCGCTGA
- a CDS encoding branched-chain amino acid aminotransferase, giving the protein MPPETASQTAPPTTPAAFGTVFCDWMTVARYRGGQWSGPAVEAVAPLALHPGAHVLHYGSSCFEGLKAFRMPDGQVRLFRADRHAERLRRSAELLCLPLPPVEVVEGMIREAVAANRDDTPHPPGALYLRPTLIGTEANIGAAGAPPAEALLYILASPVGDYFSGGGRPLTVLIEEHGMRSTPGFGQAKTGGNYASAMRHVVAARREHGADQVLFCPGGDVQETGASNFLLIDDRRVLTKPLDGSFLHGVTRDSILTLAADLGYEVVERDFSVDELLAWTAFGEAALSGTAAVLTGVGELIRDGRRHSVGDGSIGPNTRRLRQALTDIQAGAAEDRFGWLS; this is encoded by the coding sequence ATGCCGCCGGAAACCGCCAGCCAGACCGCGCCGCCCACCACGCCCGCCGCCTTCGGCACCGTGTTCTGCGACTGGATGACCGTCGCCCGTTATCGCGGCGGGCAGTGGTCAGGACCGGCGGTGGAGGCCGTCGCGCCGCTTGCGCTCCATCCGGGCGCCCACGTACTGCACTACGGCAGCAGCTGCTTCGAGGGGCTCAAGGCCTTTCGCATGCCGGATGGCCAGGTGCGCCTGTTCCGCGCCGACCGCCACGCCGAGCGGCTGCGGCGCAGCGCCGAGCTGCTCTGCCTGCCGCTGCCGCCGGTCGAGGTGGTGGAGGGCATGATCCGCGAGGCCGTCGCCGCCAACCGCGACGATACCCCGCATCCCCCGGGTGCGCTCTACCTGCGGCCGACGCTCATCGGTACCGAGGCCAACATCGGTGCGGCGGGCGCGCCGCCCGCGGAGGCGCTGCTGTACATCCTCGCCTCTCCGGTGGGGGACTACTTCAGCGGCGGCGGCCGGCCGCTCACCGTGCTCATCGAGGAGCACGGCATGCGCAGCACTCCCGGCTTCGGGCAGGCGAAGACCGGCGGCAACTACGCCTCCGCCATGCGCCATGTGGTGGCTGCGCGGCGCGAGCACGGCGCCGATCAGGTGCTGTTCTGCCCGGGCGGCGATGTCCAGGAGACCGGCGCCTCCAACTTCCTGCTCATCGACGACCGCCGGGTGCTCACCAAGCCGCTGGACGGCTCGTTCCTGCACGGCGTGACGCGGGATTCCATCCTCACTCTGGCCGCCGATCTCGGCTACGAGGTGGTGGAGCGGGACTTCAGCGTCGACGAGCTGCTGGCCTGGACGGCCTTCGGCGAGGCGGCCCTCTCGGGTACCGCCGCGGTCCTGACCGGTGTCGGCGAGCTGATTCGTGACGGTCGCCGCCACAGCGTCGGCGATGGCAGCATCGGGCCCAACACACGGCGGCTGCGCCAGGCGCTGACCGACATCCAGGCCGGCGCCGCGGAGGACCGCTTCGGCTGGCTGAGCTGA
- a CDS encoding DUF2784 domain-containing protein — protein MQALADAVLLLHLAVVLFVVSGPPLIALGNRWGWQWVNRPAYRVAHLLLIAVVVAQAWLGALCPLTTLEVWLRRQGGGAGYEGSFIQQGVRALIYHEAPMWVFAVVYTVFAGIVVLLWWRYPPTRGRSGRQSLRRPLSQPR, from the coding sequence GTGCAGGCCCTCGCGGATGCCGTGCTGCTGCTCCACCTCGCAGTGGTGCTGTTCGTGGTGAGCGGCCCGCCGCTGATCGCCCTCGGCAACCGGTGGGGCTGGCAGTGGGTTAACCGGCCGGCCTACCGGGTGGCGCATCTCCTCCTGATCGCCGTCGTCGTGGCCCAGGCGTGGCTAGGGGCGCTCTGCCCGCTGACGACGCTGGAGGTCTGGCTACGCCGGCAGGGCGGCGGCGCCGGCTATGAGGGCAGCTTCATACAGCAGGGGGTCCGGGCGCTGATCTACCACGAGGCGCCGATGTGGGTGTTCGCCGTGGTCTATACCGTCTTCGCCGGGATCGTGGTGCTGTTGTGGTGGCGATATCCGCCGACTCGCGGCCGGAGTGGGCGCCAGAGCCTGCGGCGACCTCTCTCCCAGCCTCGCTGA
- a CDS encoding DUF1538 domain-containing protein: MVWHAFRNLLPIILVVGFFQFVVMREVPEGWLTMTLGLGVVVLGVALFLQGLELGIFPVGKNLSNEFARRGSLILLMAFGFCLGFAAVIAEPALIAVAGQAEVISEGRVNGLVLRALVATSVGAVTALGIVRIVLGHSLHWYMIVGYVLVVAVTFFAPEEIVGLAYDSGGVTTNIVTVPLIAALGIGLATSIRGRNALIHGFGLVALAVMVPMISVQLYGIAVYTFGDPGAAAATGGAVIAPEDSAPAEPEAGSLLRGMGADLLGMVRDVLPIIVVVLVFQYLVIRKRIAHLHRAMVGFVLVIVGLYAFVLGLKLGLFPIGQSMAAQLIARDGVALVYLFAFAIGFATTMAEPALIAIGEQAEDAARGRLRGSVIRMLVALGVAIGITIGVHRIISGDSIHYYIMGGYAVVILLTWLAPRFIVPLAFDLGGVTTSEVTVPLVTALGIGLASAIEGRNVLVDGFGLIAFASIFPIITVMLYAIVADLVVRARGVQES, encoded by the coding sequence ATGGTCTGGCATGCCTTCCGCAATCTCCTGCCCATCATCCTGGTCGTAGGCTTTTTCCAGTTCGTGGTGATGCGGGAAGTGCCGGAGGGCTGGCTGACCATGACCCTCGGGCTGGGCGTGGTCGTGCTGGGCGTGGCGCTGTTCCTTCAGGGCCTGGAGCTCGGCATCTTCCCGGTGGGGAAGAACCTCTCCAACGAGTTCGCCCGGCGAGGTTCGCTGATCCTGCTGATGGCCTTCGGATTCTGTCTCGGCTTCGCCGCGGTGATCGCCGAGCCGGCACTGATCGCCGTGGCCGGGCAGGCGGAGGTCATCAGCGAGGGCCGCGTGAACGGCCTCGTGCTGCGCGCGCTGGTGGCGACCTCCGTGGGCGCGGTGACTGCGCTCGGGATCGTGCGCATCGTGCTCGGCCACAGCCTGCACTGGTACATGATCGTCGGCTACGTGCTGGTGGTAGCGGTGACCTTCTTCGCGCCGGAGGAGATCGTGGGCCTTGCCTATGACTCCGGGGGCGTGACCACCAACATCGTCACCGTACCGCTCATCGCGGCCCTCGGCATTGGTCTCGCCACCTCCATCCGCGGCCGCAACGCGCTGATTCACGGCTTCGGTCTGGTGGCGCTGGCGGTGATGGTGCCGATGATCTCGGTGCAGCTCTACGGGATTGCCGTGTACACCTTCGGCGACCCCGGGGCGGCGGCAGCCACGGGTGGGGCGGTCATCGCGCCGGAGGACAGTGCGCCCGCGGAGCCGGAGGCCGGGAGCCTGCTGCGTGGCATGGGCGCGGACCTTCTTGGCATGGTCCGGGACGTGCTGCCCATCATCGTCGTGGTGCTGGTGTTCCAGTACCTCGTGATCCGCAAGCGCATCGCCCACCTGCACCGGGCGATGGTCGGCTTCGTGCTGGTGATTGTCGGCCTCTATGCCTTCGTGCTGGGGCTCAAGCTCGGGCTGTTCCCCATCGGCCAGAGCATGGCGGCGCAGCTTATCGCCCGGGACGGCGTGGCGCTGGTCTACCTGTTCGCGTTCGCCATCGGCTTCGCCACCACCATGGCGGAGCCGGCGCTGATCGCCATCGGCGAGCAGGCTGAAGACGCCGCTCGCGGGCGGCTGCGGGGCAGTGTCATCCGGATGCTGGTGGCGCTCGGCGTGGCCATTGGCATCACCATCGGCGTGCACCGGATCATCTCCGGAGACTCCATTCACTACTACATCATGGGCGGTTACGCGGTGGTGATCCTGCTGACCTGGCTTGCGCCGCGCTTCATCGTGCCGCTCGCCTTCGACCTTGGCGGAGTGACCACCTCCGAGGTCACCGTGCCGCTGGTCACCGCGCTGGGTATCGGTCTCGCCAGCGCGATCGAGGGGCGCAACGTGCTTGTCGACGGCTTCGGCCTGATCGCCTTCGCGTCCATTTTCCCGATCATTACCGTCATGCTCTACGCTATCGTCGCGGATCTCGTCGTTCGGGCGAGAGGAGTGCAGGAATCATGA
- a CDS encoding transcriptional regulator — protein sequence MKFAALVAVLAEDMEDAAIDAARNAGAGGVTILGGRGIGIEEKKTFFGLTYEGSQSVLLFVLEKKLSVRVLKALTRDLDLQNGSKGVVFTLPLEHLAGIDLQQLERFESQLEREI from the coding sequence ATGAAGTTTGCAGCGCTCGTGGCCGTGCTTGCCGAGGACATGGAGGACGCCGCCATCGACGCCGCCAGGAACGCGGGCGCCGGCGGCGTGACCATACTCGGTGGGCGCGGCATCGGCATCGAGGAGAAGAAGACCTTCTTTGGTCTCACCTATGAGGGCAGCCAGTCGGTGCTGCTGTTCGTGCTGGAGAAGAAGCTCTCGGTACGCGTGCTGAAGGCGCTGACCCGCGACCTCGACCTGCAGAACGGCAGCAAGGGCGTCGTGTTCACCCTGCCGCTGGAGCATCTCGCCGGTATCGACCTGCAGCAGCTGGAGCGATTCGAATCGCAGCTGGAGCGCGAGATCTGA
- a CDS encoding CBS domain-containing protein — translation MLVKDIMKTDVVTISPLASLREAMQLMRSRDVKSLVVEKRGPHDAYGLVTYTTILRTIVAEEGDIDLINVYDVCSKPAISVHPELDVRHVARLMVNQSFRRVLVLRDNELAGILTRNDIVASVLEMAED, via the coding sequence ATGCTCGTCAAGGACATCATGAAGACCGACGTGGTGACCATCTCGCCCCTGGCCTCGCTGCGCGAGGCCATGCAGCTGATGCGCAGCCGCGACGTCAAATCCCTGGTGGTCGAGAAGCGTGGGCCGCACGATGCCTACGGGCTGGTCACCTACACCACGATCCTGCGCACGATTGTGGCGGAGGAGGGCGACATCGACCTCATCAACGTCTACGACGTCTGCTCCAAGCCCGCGATCTCCGTCCATCCGGAGCTGGACGTGCGCCATGTGGCGCGACTGATGGTCAACCAGAGCTTCCGCCGGGTGCTGGTGCTCCGGGACAACGAGCTCGCCGGCATTCTGACCCGTAACGATATCGTCGCCTCAGTACTGGAGATGGCGGAGGATTAG
- a CDS encoding sensor domain-containing protein, whose protein sequence is MTNDLPIPLEQVLDLLLDAVCAVDAQGRFVFVSAAAEQVFGYPPEEMLGRKMMDFVFEEDRSRTMDAARQVMAGQPLPHFENRYVHKDGRLVHVMWSARWSEEAGLRIGVARDVTEIRHAERMQNALYQISAASHQAEGLDTLYQRLHRILADLLPASHFTVALYEPETQRVTYPYWQDPERPTPPPQPLEAHLVSTQVIRTGEPIWIPDEDGGSTGANGLQLANVDAQAWLGVPLPMADGVMGALVMHSGSRPLRYSRQDLELLQFVSLQLAAAIEHQRAQAWLEHAARHDPLTGLPNRWMLQDRLEVALRWAHRYEEQVAVVYLDLDGFKQINDRWGHEAGDRLLQEVARRLTGCVREADTVSRVGGDEFVLVLNNIDGREAAERMRKKIHAALEAPCAIGEGREAAIRGSIGLALYPEDGEDRETLIRIGDGAMYAEKRRRG, encoded by the coding sequence ATGACGAACGACCTGCCCATCCCCCTCGAACAGGTTCTGGACTTGCTGCTCGATGCCGTATGCGCCGTCGACGCGCAGGGCCGGTTCGTCTTCGTCAGTGCGGCGGCCGAGCAGGTATTCGGTTACCCGCCGGAGGAGATGCTCGGCCGGAAGATGATGGATTTCGTCTTCGAGGAAGACCGTTCCAGGACGATGGACGCGGCGCGCCAGGTCATGGCGGGGCAGCCGCTGCCCCATTTCGAGAACCGCTACGTGCACAAGGACGGGCGACTGGTCCATGTGATGTGGTCGGCCCGCTGGTCCGAGGAGGCGGGGCTGCGGATCGGGGTGGCCCGGGATGTGACCGAGATCCGTCACGCCGAGCGGATGCAGAACGCGCTCTACCAGATTTCCGCGGCGAGTCACCAGGCCGAGGGTCTGGACACACTGTACCAACGCCTGCACCGCATTCTGGCGGACCTGCTGCCGGCGAGCCACTTTACGGTGGCGCTCTACGAGCCCGAGACCCAGCGGGTCACCTACCCCTACTGGCAGGATCCCGAGCGGCCGACACCGCCGCCGCAGCCCCTGGAGGCGCATCTGGTCAGCACCCAGGTCATCCGTACCGGGGAGCCGATCTGGATACCGGACGAGGACGGCGGCAGTACCGGCGCCAACGGCCTCCAGCTGGCCAATGTTGATGCGCAGGCCTGGCTCGGCGTGCCGTTGCCGATGGCGGATGGGGTGATGGGGGCGCTGGTGATGCACTCCGGCAGCCGGCCCCTGCGCTACAGCCGCCAGGATCTGGAGCTGCTGCAGTTCGTCTCGCTGCAGCTGGCCGCCGCCATCGAGCACCAGCGCGCCCAGGCCTGGCTGGAGCATGCCGCCCGCCACGATCCGCTCACCGGCCTGCCCAACCGCTGGATGCTGCAGGACCGCCTGGAAGTGGCCCTGCGCTGGGCCCATCGTTACGAGGAGCAGGTCGCCGTGGTGTACCTGGACCTTGACGGCTTCAAGCAGATCAACGACCGCTGGGGCCACGAAGCCGGGGACCGCCTGCTGCAGGAGGTGGCGCGCCGCCTTACGGGCTGCGTGCGCGAGGCGGATACGGTCAGCCGCGTCGGGGGCGACGAGTTCGTGCTGGTGCTCAACAACATCGACGGACGCGAGGCCGCCGAGCGCATGCGGAAGAAGATCCACGCCGCCCTGGAGGCGCCATGCGCCATCGGCGAGGGCCGGGAGGCCGCCATCAGGGGCAGCATCGGGCTCGCCCTCTATCCGGAGGACGGCGAAGACCGCGAGACCCTGATCCGGATCGGCGATGGCGCCATGTACGCCGAGAAACGCCGGCGAGGCTGA
- a CDS encoding DUF302 domain-containing protein → MKRIQRIAVALLLGTTTGVWAADGLVRVQSPHGPRQTMDRFETIVEEQGLNVFARIDHAEGAESVDMDLRPTEVLIFGNPRGGTPFMQCAQSVGIDLPLKALVWEDEDGQTWLGYNDPAWIAQRHDAADCPPVENISEALEKLSAAAVAE, encoded by the coding sequence ATGAAACGTATTCAGCGGATCGCCGTCGCTCTTCTGCTCGGCACCACCACCGGCGTATGGGCCGCCGACGGCCTGGTCAGGGTGCAGAGCCCTCATGGACCCAGGCAAACCATGGACCGCTTCGAGACCATCGTCGAGGAGCAGGGGCTCAACGTATTCGCAAGGATCGACCACGCCGAGGGAGCCGAGAGCGTGGACATGGACCTGCGGCCCACGGAAGTGCTGATCTTCGGCAACCCGAGGGGCGGGACGCCGTTCATGCAGTGCGCCCAGTCCGTGGGCATCGACCTGCCGCTGAAGGCGCTGGTCTGGGAAGACGAGGACGGCCAGACCTGGCTCGGCTACAACGACCCGGCCTGGATCGCCCAGCGCCACGACGCTGCCGACTGCCCGCCGGTGGAGAACATCAGCGAGGCGCTGGAGAAGCTGAGCGCGGCGGCGGTCGCGGAGTAG
- a CDS encoding phage integrase N-terminal SAM-like domain-containing protein, whose product MDSQRKPRLMERVRRTLRTKRYSRRTEKSYCYWIRYFIRFHGLQHPAAMDAREVRSFLEHLAVERHVAAATQNQALNAIVFLYRRVLEQPIGNIGAVTRARRTRRLPVVLSHAEVLRVLACMRGDIRLLAERMYGSGLRVTEVSRLRRKAVGVVRQSGASGARAAGVRFEWRDAAS is encoded by the coding sequence ATGGACTCGCAACGCAAGCCCCGTCTTATGGAGCGTGTTCGGCGCACACTCCGGACCAAGCGCTACAGCCGCCGCACCGAGAAGTCCTACTGCTACTGGATCCGCTACTTCATCCGCTTTCACGGGCTTCAGCATCCTGCCGCCATGGACGCGCGCGAGGTAAGGTCCTTCCTCGAGCACTTGGCTGTCGAACGGCACGTGGCGGCGGCGACGCAGAACCAGGCGCTGAACGCCATTGTCTTTCTGTATCGCCGCGTGCTGGAGCAGCCGATCGGCAACATCGGGGCGGTCACGCGCGCACGGCGCACACGCCGGCTTCCGGTGGTGCTCTCGCATGCCGAGGTGCTTCGGGTGCTCGCCTGCATGCGAGGGGATATACGGCTGCTCGCAGAGCGGATGTACGGGAGCGGGTTGCGCGTTACGGAAGTGTCGCGTCTGCGGCGAAAGGCTGTGGGCGTGGTCAGGCAGAGCGGGGCAAGCGGCGCCCGTGCAGCGGGCGTTCGGTTCGAATGGCGGGATGCTGCATCCTGA